The following proteins are encoded in a genomic region of Camelus ferus isolate YT-003-E chromosome 8, BCGSAC_Cfer_1.0, whole genome shotgun sequence:
- the LOC102513504 gene encoding trace amine-associated receptor 3 has product MDLTYIPGNLSSCPKFGNKSCPPTSRHFHVRVIMYSIMTGAMFITVFGNLVIIISISHFKQLHSPTNFLILSLATTDFLLGLVIMPYSMVRSVESCWYFGDGFCKFHTSFDMMLSLTSIFHLCSIAVDRFYAVCYPLHYMTTMTPSMIKRLLAFCWSAPALFSFSLVLSKANVSGMRSYEILVACFNFCALTFNKFWGTILFTTCFFTPGSIMVGIYGKIFVISKRHARVISNMPENTKEEVKKNLSKKKDRKAAKTLGIVMGVFLACWLPCFLAVLIDPYLDYSTPILVLDLLVWLGYFNSTCNPLIHGFFYPWFRKALKYIVSGKIFSSHSESVNLFPEAH; this is encoded by the coding sequence ATGGATCTAACTTATATTCCTGGAAACTTGTCCAGTTGTCCCAAATTTGGAAATAAATCCTGTCCTCCCACCAGCCGCCATTTTCATGTCCGAGTGATAATGTACTCAATTATGACCGGGGCCATGTTTATCACTGTCTTTGGAAACTTGGTTATAATAATTTCCATATCACATTTCAAACAGCTTCACTCTCCCACAAATTTTCTGATcctctccctggcaaccactgacttCCTGCTTGGTTTGGTCATCATGCCATACAGCATGGTGCGATCGGTAGAGAGCTGCTGGTATTTTGGGGATGGCTTTTGTAAATTCCACACAAGCTTTGACATGATGCTAAGCCTGACCTCCATTTTCCACCTCTGTTCCATTGCTGTTGATCGATTTTACGCTGTGTGTTACCCTCTACACTACATGACCACAATGACCCCCTCCATGATAAAGCGGCTGCTGGCATTTTGCTGGTCCGCccctgctcttttctctttcagtttagTTCTATCCAAGGCCAATGTTTCTGGTATGCGAAGCTATGAGATTCTCGTTGCTTGCTTCAATTTCTGTGCACTTACTTTCAACAAATTTTGGGGGACAATATTGTTCACTACATGTTTCTTTACTCCTGGCTCCATTATGGTTGGTATTTATGGCAAAATCTTTGTCATTTCCAAACGACATGCTAGAGTTATCAGCAACATGCCTGAAAACACAaaggaggaagtgaaaaaaaatttgtctaaAAAAAAGGACCGGAAGGCAGCTAAGACCCTGGGTATAGTAATGGGGGTGTTTCTAGCTTGCTGGTTGCcctgttttcttgctgttttgaTCGACCCATATCTAGACTACTCCACTCCCATATTAGTACTTGATCTTTTAGTGTGGCTTGGGTACTTCAACTCTACCTGCAACCCCCTCATTCATGGCTTTTTTTATCCATGGTTTCGGAAAGCTCTTAAATACATAGTGTCAGGGAAAATATTTAGCTCCCATTCAGAAAGTGTGAATCTGTTTCCTGAAGCACATTAA
- the TAAR2 gene encoding trace amine-associated receptor 2, with the protein MSSSAVQQKILNCSEYGNGSCPESERSLAARAAMYSFMTGAIFLTVFGNLAMVISISYFRQLHTPTNFLVLSMAVTDFLLGFTIMPYSMIRSVENCWYFGLIFCKIHYSFDLMLSITSIFHLCSVAVDRFYAICYPLWYSTTMTIPVIKQLLLLCWSVPGVFAFGVVFSEAYADGIEGYATLVACSSSCPVMFNKLWGTTLFMAGFFTPGSVMVGIYGKIFAVSRKHARAINNLPENRNNQMRKDKKAAKTLGIVMGVFLLCWFPCFFTILLDPFLDFSTPVVWFDALTWLGYFNSTCNPLIYGFFYPWFRRALTSILLGKIFSSHFHNTNLFTQKETE; encoded by the exons ATGTCATCTTCTGCAGTGCAACAG aaaatattgAATTGTTCTGAATACGGAAATGGATCTTGCCCAGAAAGTGAAAGGTCGCTGGCTGCCCGAGCTGCCATGTATTCATTCATGACCGGAGCCATATTCCTCACAGTGTTTGGCAATCTGGCCATGGTCATTTCCATTTCTTACTTCAGGCAGCTTCACACACCAACCAACTTCCTCGTCCTCTCCATGGCGGTCACTGATTTCCTCCTGGGATTCACCATCATGCCGTACAGTATGATCAGATCGGTGGAGAACTGCTGGTATTTCGGGCTTATATTTTGCAAGATCCATTACAGTTTCGACCTGATGCTTAGCATAACGTCAATTTTCCATCTCTGTTCAGTGGCCGTTGATAGATTTTATGCTATCTGTTACCCTTTGTGGTATTCCACCACCATGACGATTCCAGTCATTAAACAGTTGCTACTTCTCTGCTGGTCGGTCCCCGGCGTATTTGCATTCGGGGTGGTCTTCTCGGAGGCCTACGCTGATGGTATAGAAGGCTACGCTACCTTGGTTGCTTGCTCCAGTTCCTGCCCCGTCATGTTCAACAAGCTCTGGGGGACCACCTTGTTTATGGCAGGTTTCTTCACTCCTGGGTCTGTGATGGTCGGGATTTATGGCAAAATTTTTGCAGTATCCAGAAAACATGCTCGTGCCATCAATAACTTGCCAGAGAATCGAAATAATCAAATGAGGAAAGACAAGAAAGCGGCCAAAACTTTAGGAATAGTGATGGGTGTTTTTTTATTATGTTGGTTTCCCTGTTTTTTCACCATTTTATTGGATCCCTTTTTGGACTTCTCTACTCCTGTCGTGTGGTTTGATGCTTTGACATGGCTTGGCTATTTTAACTCCACATGTAATCCCTTAATATATGGTTTCTTCTATCCCTGGTTTCGCAGAGCGCTTACGTCCATTTTGCTAGGGAAAATTTTCAGCTCACATTTCCATAATACAAATTTGTTTACTCAAAAAGAAACTGAGTAG